A window of Hordeum vulgare subsp. vulgare chromosome 5H, MorexV3_pseudomolecules_assembly, whole genome shotgun sequence genomic DNA:
gtctcgcaataaacaagatccagatataatgttcatgctcaacgcaggcactaaataacaatgatttaagttcatcactaattccgatggtagttgaagtgacactgtgccgacggcgattgcatcaaccttggaaccgtttcctacgcgcatcgtcacttcgtctttcgccagccttcgtctattccgtagttcctgcttcgagttgcaaatgtgagcaacagaaacggtatcaaatatccaggcactactacgagagccggttaagtacacatcaataacatgtatatcaaatatacctgatttttctttgcccgccttcttatctgccagatacttggggcaattgcgcttccactgacccatacccttgcaatagaagcactctgtttcaggcttaggtccagccttgggtttcttcggcggattggcaacaggcttgccgctcttcttcgaattgcccttcttgcctttgtcgtttctcttgaaactagtggtctttctcaccatcaacacttgatgctctttacggagttcagactctgcgactttcagcatcgcaaacaactcgccgggagacttgttcatcccttgcatgttgtagttcaacacaaagcctttatagcttggcggcagtgattgaaggattctgtcagtgatagcttcttgcgggagttcaattcccagttcagcgagacggtttgagtacccagacattttgagcacatgttcactgacagacgagttttcctccatcttgcaagcatagaatttatcggaggtctcatacctctcgatccgggcgttcttctgaaagataaacttcaactcctggaacatctcaaatgctccatgacgctcaaagcgacgttgaagtcccggttccaagccatacaagactgcacattgaactattgagtagtcctccttacgtgctaaccaagcgttcttaacgtcctgatcagccgtagcgggtggttcatctcctagcgcagcattaaggacataatccttctttccagcttgtaagattagcttaagattacgagcccagtctacaaagttgcttccatcatctttcaacttagctttctctaggaacgtattaaaattcaggatgacacttgcgtgagccatgatctacaacacaaatatattcaaagtggacttagactatgttcaagataattagagttcaacttaatcaaattatatgctaaactcccactcaaaaagtacatctctctagtcatttgagtggttcatgatccacttacactatcccaagtccgatcatcacgtgagttgagtatagtttcagtggtaagcatccctatgctaatcatatcaactatatgattcatgatcgacctttcggtctcatgtgttccgaggccatgtctgcacatgctaggctcgtcaagcttaacccgagtgttccgcgtgcgcaactgttttgcacccgttgtatgtgaacgttgagtctatcacacccgatcatcacatggtgtctcgaaacgacgaactttagcaacggtgcacagtcggggagaacacaatttcgtcttgaaattttagtgagagatcacctcataatgctaccgtcgttctaagaaaaataaggtgcataaaaggattaacatcacatgcaattcataagtgacatgatatggccatcatcacgtgcttcttgatctccatcaccaaagcaccggcacgatcttcttgtcaccggcgccacaccatgatcatccatcaacgtgttgccatcgtggttgtcgtgctacttatactattactactaaagctacatcctagcaaaatagtaaacgcatctgcaagcacatatgttagtataaagacaaccctatggctcctgccggttgccgtaccatcgacgtgcaagtcgatatttctattacaacatgatcatctcatacatccaatatatcacatcacatcgttggccatatcacatcacaatcataccctgcaaaaacaagttagacgtcctctaattttgttgttgcatgttttacgtggtgaccaagggtatcgagTAGTATTGCTTGCATGTACATTGTTACattgcttgtgtgtgatgttacattgctcgttccgtaatacaagatcccgcaacttacactaagttacattgcttgcaaggcttgtgtgtgatgttgtattaccgagtgggccccgagatacctctccgtcagacggagtgacaaatcccagtcttgatccatactaactcaactaacaccttcggagatacctgtagagcatctttatagtcacccagttacgttgcgacgtttgatacacacaaagcattcctccgatgtcagtaagttatatgatctcatggtcataggaataaatacttgacacgcagaaaacagtagcaacaaaatgacacgatcaacatgctacgtctattagtttgggtctagtccatcacgtgattctcccaatgacgtgatccagttatcaagcaacaacaccttgttcataatcagaagacactgactatcatcgatcaactggctagccaactagaggcatgctagggacggtgttttgtctatgtatccacacatgtaaatgagtcttcattcaatacaattatagcatggataataaactattatcttgatacaggaattataataataactatacatttattattgcctctagggcataattccaacatactaaaTAGTTCATTGTGCAATCCTGTGTGACTTGGAACCGgggcttcaaagacgttttgaacgtcatggagcatatgagatgttcgagtatTTGAAGTTTATTTTTGGAAACAATGCTCGGAtaaagaggtatgaaacctccgataagttctgtccttgcaagatggaggagaacgggcctgtgagtgagcacatactcaaaatgtatgTGTATTCCAACTATCTCGCTAAGTTGGGAATAGTTCTCCTACGAGAGGCGATGAGtggcagagttcttcaatcattgacacctagctacaaaagctttgtgatgaactataacatgcaagggatgaataaatcagtcgccaAGCTGTTTGCGATCCTGAAAGTCGTTGGGTCAGAAATTCAGAAggagcatcaaatgttgatgttcaagaaaaccactagtttcaagaacaatgacaagggcaagaagggtaactccaacaaGAGCGAAAAAGTAGTTGCCCttcccatgaagaaacccaaggctggagccaagccagaaactgagtgctttcattACAAGGGGACTGGCCACTAGAAGCAAAACTGCCCCAGGTATCTAGCCAACAAGAAGGcatccaacaccaaacaaggtatatatgatataaatgttattgatgtgtaccttaccaactctggttgtagtgcctaggtatttgatacacgttcggttgctcacatttgcaattcaaagcaggaactacggaatagatggaggttggcaaaggacgaagtgacgacgcgtgtgggaaatggatccaaggttgatgtgatcgccgtcggcacgctcgctcttcgattaccatcgggattagtgatgaacgtgaataattgttatttagtgcctatgtTGAGCATGTACATTAGATCTAGATCTTttttaatgcgagacggttactcatttaaatcagaaaataatggttgttttatttatatgagtaatatcttttatggtcatgcacacaATGTGAGGAGTttattgtttttgaatttttatagtgataacacacatgtttgtaacattgatgccaaaagatgtaaagttaataatgatagtatgaCTTTCTTGTGGCAgtgcctcttaggtcatattggtgtaaaacgcatgaagaagctccatgctgatggacttttggagtcacttgattctgaatcacttgacacatgtgaaccattcctaatggacaagatgactaagacccagttttccggaataatggagcggtcaagtgacttattggaaatcatacatactgatgtgtgcggtccgttgagcattgaggcgcgcggtggatatcgttattttctcaccttgacTGATGACttcagtagatatgggtatatttacttaacaaaacacaagtgtgaaacgtttgaaaattcaagcaatttcagagtgaagttgagaatcattgtaacaagaagattaaattcctatgatttgatcgaggaggagaatatgtgagttatgagtcTGAGAGTCGCCTaagatcgatgggttgcacgggtcaaaggagacaatatttacccaggttgggccctattgaggaggtaaaaccctacatcctgcttgattatattgatggtatatgaggattacagagttgatctaccttgtgatcgtatgagctaaaaacCCTAGGGGCGTGTTTGGTTCCATGTGTAGCTCTAGGCTGCACCGCATGCAGGATCCAGGCTGAGCGTGGCCAGGTTCAGTTGATGCAAAGATGAGTCGGAGATAGTGTTTGGTGCACACGAACGATATGGCTGCACGAGACGAGGAAGGGTGACCACGCGGCAACGCGGCACGAGGGGATCCGACGTGCGGCGGCACGAGGCGGCGGGATCCGGCATGCGGCAGCGCAAGACGGCGGGATCTGACGGGCGGTCACACGAGGCGACGGGATCCGATGGCGAGACGGCACGATCCGGCACGCGGTCGCCGGGAtccggcgggcggcggcgcgaGATGGCAGGATCCGACACGCGGCGGCGCGAGACGGCGGTCTTCTGGTCGAGGATGGCGGCAACACCTCGTCTATGCGGTGGCTTGGGAGGAAGAAAAGGAAACAAGCAGCCTGCACGCGAGCTACGCTCGAAACTTGCATCTCCCTCAACCTGGCTGAGAGGGCTAGTTTTGCATCCACAGGGCCAGGTTGAAAGGCCCATGCAatgtactactactacaacaaaagaccttccaatggcgccagaaataagcgtgtcgacggcaccaggaatccttctgctacgactatgccttaagggacttcctaggcaaatatgcaaaggatttcccgtgtggccttggagccttgcgttggtgttccctcgaagcggaaagagtgatgtagcgcagcggtggtaagtatttccctcagtttgagaaccaaggtatcgatccagtgaaggagtatcacaagtgcttgcacaaacacaaaaagcttgctcccaacgctatgaaggggttgtcaatcccttatagattgtttgccaagtgagaactgaaagcaacaaagtaacaaagcaaagtaaaagcgaaagtggaaacgataggtgtgaatagacccgggggccgtagtgtttactagtggcttctctcatgaaagcaagtagacggtgggtgaacaaattactgtcgagcaattgatagaaccgcgcaaagtcgtgacgtcatctatgacaatgattatatctgtatgcatcaagtccaaaacaagtagaccgatactttctgcatctactactactagtcgagtgcccgtgcgttgccacggaaataAATGTTTATGCTGCTATTTCATCGCGATGTTGCTTGTGCCATAATGATAACAAAAGTTATTTCATGTAGTGTCATGTATCGTGTTTGCTCGAAAGAAAATGTTCTTTTAACGCATACTTCTAGTACCCAAATTAATAGTAAACTGGACTATCTTGTGCATTCCAATAAGTATTTGCTCTAGTCATGTGCCTTCAAAATCTTTATATCGGGTACTGATTCTTCTTGGTGCTAGAAAATCGGACATCAATGAAGCATTCACCCATTAATCGAATAGGTATTATGTTTGAAACATATATTTTTctactaacagaaactaaaagaaTATGGTATACATGTCACTTATAGgatccaaaagataaagataaataTGCCAGAAGCTAGTAAAATGTCAATACAAAAACCAAATGTTTGCATTCATTCTTAACCATGTACATTAGGCCCACTCGACCCACTCGTTCATCGAATATTATCTTCTACTACTGTATTCAGTCTTGATTCATCTGAAGATCACATCTACACTTGCATCTGAAGACCAGCCAGACATTTGTGTTTTAAAGGTGTCCAATATGCTTCCACAATTGTTTTGCACATGGGAAGCTCTACATCTTGTCAAAGAAGGAGATTCGTTAATTTATACACATGCAAATCAGAGTATCATCTCCCCTCAACAACAACTCGTATTACTGGATGTTTGTTATATCCTATAATAACATTTTTGCAACAAGGTGTCCTCGATTGCGTGCGCTTCTGATGATGGCAAAGAAGTCAGGAGCTAGAGTGTTCATAGTATTCCTAATCTAGTAACAGTCCAAAAAACAAGCGTGATTGCCATCCCACAAGACCGTCGTGACGGAAGCCTGGTGATTCCCTACACAGCTACACCACAGGGAAACATGATCTGTTTAGGCTGGGCAtgaaaataaatatatagttTAAGTATGTTGACATGGCAAACCAACATATTCATATGAGAAACACAAAACCATTCATATAAACAAACTCATGCACCCACACATTGATCACTTGCTTCTTCCTGTCAAAGTCTAGCATAATAATCGCCCGCGAAATATCGTTCAGGCTAACCCAAGTCGCATGGTTGTTTCCTAGAAAAATGATGCACCCACACACCCATGTCTTTTTAAGATATAGACATGTTAAGAAGGTACAAAGCTTGAATGCAAAAAATATTGCCTTGTGCTATTTCTAGCGTTGAACTTCCATTCAAAGttcagaaaacaaatattcaaagtTCCGTATGTTTTATGATTGCGTGCAGGTTAGTATTTTACTTTTTAGATCCACCATCTTATCCTATTCTAGAATAGCTAATGTAAATATTTCTATTCATGGTTCGATAGTTGCTCATCTAACTTGTAGGAAAACCAAGCTAATCTTTCAACCATAGATCTAAGAGGAATACACCTGGTATGAAATTCATTGATAACATGAAAATTAAAATGAAAAATGGCACGAGAGAAGCAAAAAACAAATGTAGCCAAGTAACTCTGGCAAGGTAAACATAAAAACGCTTTATTGATTTATcattttcaaataagttcacaaagacATCATAATAAGAATTTCTAATCATGTGATATTAGTTAACAAAAAATGTGTACCCGATACAGAAAATGGTAAGTTGCACCAAAAGCTCATGCAAGATGGTGCAACAATGTCTCGAATAATTTAAGTTGGCGCATACTCCTTCCGTCCGGAAAAGATTGTCACCAGCGTATTGTACATCTATTTTTACAAAAACACCCTCATAGCATTAAATCTGTTACAAAAAGGTGGTTGTCTCCTTCTTTCGGTTCTTCCTCTGCCCGTCCAGGACCTGTGCCGGTGCCGCCCAAGGCTTGCTTCTCCACTGCCTAGGAGGCCAGGTCCTGCAACGCCCAGGAGGCCAGGACGTGCTCCTCTAACACCCATGTCCTGCACCACCCAATTGCTtgctccgccgccgcccacgacgTGCTCCTTCGCCACCGAGGACCGCCGTCGCCCAGGACGTGCTCCTCCGCCACCCAAGATGCCAAGACCTGCGCCGCTGATATCCCCTCCCGCCACCCAGgacctgcgccgccgccgcccaggaCCTACGCATGCCTGGGTCACGAGCGCATGGACCGCGAGCTGCCGCCGCGCCTGGATCCCCAGCTCCCTCAAGCTCGTCCTGGACCTCAAGTTATCTCACGGGACTGGAATCTCGAGCTAGTTCTGCTGCTCCTCCCCTACTCGTGTTGCTGCCTGGACGTCCCCTGCTCGTGTGTTGTTGCCGGAGTCCCCTGATTGTGTTCCTGTCGGTGAGAAGATATACAGGGCGCCTTGCTTTTTCATCTCCAGTGCCGGACATGTACCTTGCTCCCAGCGTCTCCTTTTCAAGTACTGTGAGAAGAAGTACAGGGCTCGGCCCTGTACCTTGCTCAAGCTCCTACTTGTGTTGCTGCTGGTTTGAAAATGTACTTAAGAAGCTCCAATTTCAAACACAATTTATTTACATTGCACCGTGTACCTTGCTTGCTCTGTAATTTGAAACACAATTGACCATGTCCTTTGTAGAAATGTTACAAACAAAGTTTAGTTAACTATTATGGTCTAAAATGGGAGAAGGAAATCTCTGAAATCATTCATGGTCTGTAGCATTTTCACCGGTTATAAGTGTTCTGTCAATTTCTGCAATGTTCACTACGACATGGAGTGTTAAGTACTATCAATCTTGTTTATTTAATTCCAATAAGAAAATGTTTAGTATGGTCTAAAATGAACTGTCAATTTTTCGGCATTGATGTTGATTTCTGATGGAGCAATCTTTAGTACTGCCATAGTCCCCATTGAAGGCTCCCCTGCTTATTCCTTGACAATTACTGCCATTGGAGTACATgcatatgccacaagaaagaaaaaATCTTGAAAGAATAATGCAAAGTAAAACAGCGAGCAAGGGGAGGATTCAAACTTATCTTTTGCACATTCCTTCTGAATATACTCTGAAGTTTTAGTGgaacaacaaatttatggagatgtTCACTGTCAAAATTAAGAGACTATCATTCCAAGTCAAAACTGGGACTGGCCATTCAAAGTCAAGTCTGTAACTTAAACTGAGAGCAAAAGAATTTAGTTAGAGCAAAGTGTTATGAACGAAATTGAAAATTCAGTTAGCAAAGTGTACAAATTCAGTTAGCCATCATCACTGACTCTAAAGTGAATGAGCATTAGTTCAGTTAGCTATTCTATGCAAGAAGCAACAACTTACTGATTTTCAGATTTAAGATGGGAGCATTGAACTGATATTCAGTTTAATTCTTGTGTAACACTGACATTCAGTTAAAATATACACTCACATTCAATGAGTTTAGTTCTTGTGTAACAAGTGAAATTCAGTGACATGATAAACAAGTGATCTTGCTAAAGAAGCTACAGAACATACACTGTATTCAGAACCTGCTGCCATTTAATTCCCTGGCTTTGTTCAGGACTATGCGGTTTTGATGGAAGGATGCATTCTGATCAAGATGAAGGCGAAATTGTCAATAGATACAGTCGCTACATAAATATTAAGAAAATCAAGAGGGTTTGTTAACACAATGTGGTAAATAACCATTATTTGTGACAGACTTCCAATAAAGCATGTTCCAACCAATGGCACTGGCAGTGCCACCTCAGATATTTCAACAAGTAACTGACATAATCTGATGCTATATTTAAGGCAATAAGAAACCTTTCTTAATACCAAAATGCGCAGGTATGATGCAGAGAATTAGGCTTATCAACATGTGGCTGTGATAGAGAGCTTCAAATTTGAAAAAGCGATGGCAGATCATATATCTCCAAAATCAAGAGAGGGAGTTTAAGTggtgttcaggcatgcaaaaagaTGATGCTTCACTGCGTACAACCGTacacatgttatttaattaaaacTCTTAACACAACTAAAGTACCTAAAAAATGGGGTAGTATCAAACTCTCAATAACATTACAAGAGCAAACATAATTATGAGCACGAGAGATGTTGAAGGTATTCTGACTTACGGCAAGATCACGCAATTTTCTCAATTCGGTCAATGACTTGTATGCTTTATCCTTTCTGGCGGTAGCTGCATTTAAATCTTCTTGAAGCAAAGCAATCTCGCCATCAACAACCTTCATCTCATCATCCAAGACCTTAATCTTAGACCTGACCCCTTGTCGCTCCTTCTTTACTCCATCTATACCATCCCCGATGATCTGAATGggaagtgataatgaaaatggtgTCTAATATTTATTTACGCAGGAGGTAAATGCAT
This region includes:
- the LOC123397163 gene encoding proton pump-interactor BIP103-like — protein: MTEAEEGLVVQEMPWIEGSDNDAEIKRLNHRIIHESISLEEEKQLIKEIKTLEKTRPKVSSNAAKRAKMQDTVVERDAIQDQVKIIGDGIDGVKKERQGVRSKIKVLDDEMKVVDGEIALLQEDLNAATARKDKAYKSLTELRKLRDLANASFHQNRIVLNKARELNGSRF